Sequence from the Ruminococcaceae bacterium KH2T8 genome:
AATTCCGGCTTCAGCCAGTGCCATTTGAGCACCCATGCCGATTCCACCGCAAATAAGAGTTTCAACTGAATGCTCCTGAAGAAAACCGGCAAGTGCACCGTGACCACTTCCGTTGGTATCGACAACCATGCTGCCTACAATCTTGCCATTTTCTACCGAATAGATCTTGAACTTCTCGGTGTGTCCAAAATGCTGGAATACATTTCCGTTTTCATAGGTTACTGCAATATTCATAAGTATCCTCCTTTATGTCAATAAATTATAAGTTTTATCCAAATCCATAGCAAAGAACTCCGGCGCCAGCAGAAATGATGATCAGAAGTATCGGAGAGATCCCGTTCTTCTTTATTTTTCTTGACCCCCAATAAACAACACCCAGTAAAATTGCCATAATATCTATCCCGGAAAAATTACTTCCAAAACAATTTTGAACCATCAAATAGATGCCCATCCCAACAAACTGGAATTTGTCGCTTTTCCAGTCCAAGAAATCGCAGTATTTTTTTTCATTGAGCCCGGTACTCAGACAAGAATATACCCTCTGAATCCGCGCACAGAATAGTAGGAATCCGCGCCGTTGTGAAAAGTGAACACGGTATCATAGCGGCGTTCGCAGAACAGCGCGCCGCCCTTACTGCGAATATCATCTGGTGTAGCTATCCAACTTGACGTTTTCAGATCAAATGAGTCGAGACTTTGCAGTCGACGATAGAGTTCCTCCGTCATCATCGAAACGCCAATCTCTTTCGCTTTCCGTTCAGCGCTGCCTGACGGTGGGTTTTTAGTGCGCCCATGCAATGCCTTTTCGTCATAGCACAGGCTTCTGCGCCCGACGGGCGATTCCTTTGCGCAGTCGCAGAAAATGAGTTTTCCCGTCTTTACGTCATAACCCATGGTGTCCGGCTCACCGCCGCTTTCCTCCATCTTTTGCAAAACCGCGATAGCAGCGGGAGCCTCACGAAGCCTATGCTCCACCTCGGACCATTCCAGACCCGGATGAAGATTCCTGTGTTCTAAAAACCTCGTTTTCAGTATTTCCAACATCATGCTCACCTCAATAAATCCCGATTTATCTTAGTCAATTATGCTGATAATTTTCATGACTAAGGGATCACTCCCTCAGACAAGGTAATTATATCATCCGGGTTAAGTTCTCTTGATAACTTTTTGAGCTGCAAATGCCAGATATTGGAATCTGACATTATTCTTGAGGGTTGTTGTTTTTAGTAAAAGCTTCTATCTCATATTAAACTGAAGCCATATTATATGAAAAGGGCCCGGAGATGTAAGCCCCGAGCCTTGTTCATTGTTCTTGTAACTGTTCTTTAGCCTTCAATGGCGATCGTTGTGTTGGAAGGAAGAGCCTTAAGTTCCTTCTTCGGGATGCAAAGCTTTAATACACCGTCTTCGAACTTTGCCTTAACGTCTTCGGTCTTTACACCTTCACCGACATAGAAGCTTCTCTGCATCGATCCAGCGTATCTTTCCTGACGAATGACCTTGCCATGCTTCTTTTTCTCACTGTCGTGATCCTTAGCGGCACTGATGGTAAGGTAACCATTCTCAAGATTGATCTGGATCTGATCCTTCTTGAATCCCGGAAGATCCATATCCATCTCATAATCTTCTTCGTTCTCGTGGACATCGGTCTTCATGAGGTTCTGCGCATGTTTTCCGTAAAGCTGCTTGTCGATATTGGCAAGCTCTCTTGTAGGGAAACCCCAAAAATCATCAAACAAATCTTCTCCAAATAAACCGGACATCAACATACTGATCATCTCCTTTGAATTGTTGTTATCCGAGCAAGAGGTGGAGGTCTGATCTCTTCTTTGATCCTCGTTCCTTTGTTCTGACTACATTATAGTCCGTCAATTAGCACTCGCAAGAGGTGAGTGCTAATCATTTTTGACTATCTTTGACTTTCATTTTTGTGCAGTTTTTGATGAGTCACTCTTTGATAACGGGACTATAATAATTGGGGTGTGTATTACTTACCTGTTTAACCAAATCTAATGAATAGTTAACCACAAGATCATTTAAGGTGGGTGTTGAAGAAAGATTCCATCTTATCAAAAGGAATAATATCTTTCTTATCGTACAAATCTGTATGGACCGCATCAGGGATGATCAGAAGTTCCTTGTTATCACCCTTCAACAATTCAAATGCATCTTTGCTGAAATAGCATGAATGAGCTTTTTCACCATGGATCATCAGTACAGCACTGTCGATTTCTCCGGCATAGGTAAACAATCTCGTGTTCATTAGCGATGTTCCGGAAGAAACAGCCCACCCGTTGTTTGAATTAAGTGATCTCGGATGATATCCGCGCTGCGTTTTATAATAATCATGATAATCCTTTACGAAAAACGGAGCATCGTCGGGAAGCGGATCGACTACACCGCCTGCGAGAGCATATACACCATTTCTATAGTCCTCCGTCCGCTGTCTGTTGATATTAACCCTGGCCTTTTTTCTTTCGTCCTTGTTATCAGCAGAATCGAAGTATCCGTTACCTGCGACACGAGACATGTCATACATTGTAGATGTTACCGTTGCTTTGATCCTGGTATCAACACACGCAGTCTGAAGTGCCATGCCGCCCCAGCCACATATACCGATTATACCGATCCTGTCCGGATCGACTTTCTCATTGCAGGAAAGGAAATCAACTGCCGCCTGAAAATCTTCAACATTAATATCCGGCGAGTTAATTGCACGAGGTTCTCCACCGGACTCACCGGTAAATGAAGGGTCAAATGCGATAGTCAGAAATCCTCTCTCCGTCATCTCCTGAGCATACAATCCGGATGATTGTTCCTTACACGCACCAAAAGGTCCGCTTACCGCAATAGCAGGAAGTCTTCCTTCTGCATTCATTGGAATATACATATCGGCGGCAAGAGTTATCCCGAAATGGTTAACAAATGTCACCTTGCTATGTTCCACCTTCCCGCTCTTGGCAAATGTCTTATCCCATTCATTTGTAAGATTTAATTCTACTGTTTTCATAATGTCTTTTCTCCTCTACTGCAGTGTAAGTGTGATCGTTACGTCCCCATTCGACAAAAGGGCGGTAAGTTCTTCCTCAGATAAATCGACTTTTCCGAGCCTTGTATATGCCCACGTATTAGAACCATAAAAGACAACGACCTGATTACCCGAATAAAGAACTATGTCTCCGGGTAATGTAGTTGTCTGCTCGTCATTGCTTGTTATGCTCTGACCGATAGGACCAACCTGTTCAAAACCGCCGTACATCGACATCTCTATCGAGAGACCGTTTTCTGCCAATGCTTTAAGGTCATCTACAGAGGCATTATTTTCCCAAATAACAGGAACTTCTGTGCCGTCGATCTTTAATACCATTGTTTTAACATTCTCCTGGACTGTAGTGGTCTCTGTTTCTATGCTCGTTGATCCTGTCGCAAAAGAACCGGTTTCAACAACTGTCTCATATGAGGTAATAGACGGTCCGGTTGTCGTAACAGTTGTGATAACCGGAGCAGGAGCACATCCGGATAACGCTATCAAGGTCACACCTGCAAGCAGCGCAGCTATTTTTCTCATTCCCATGTGAGCTTACCCGTTTTCTGTGCAATCTCATATCTTCCGATCTTGTAATCGAGCTTCTCGAGTGCGATATCATATTTTTTTCGCTCCCCGATTATCGTCTCCCGGACTTCTTTAAGAAGATTAGTCCTGGCATCAATGGTAGAATCACCCTCTTGGTAGAGCTTCACATATTCTATGAGCATTTCAACAGGGACACCCGCATCCCGAAAACATATGGCATTCTCAACCCATGCAATATCAGTCTCCCGGTAATCTCTGATACCGCCTGCAGTTCTCTTGACTGCAGGGATAACACCGACACGTTCATAGTATCGAAGCGTATCGGCAGTAATATCGTACTTTTCACAGACTTCTTTTATGGTCATGAGAGCGCCTCCAAATGTCGTATTCATCAGCTGATGGTTACATCATACAACTTGGAGTTAACTCTAAGTCAATAGCCATTTGAAAAAAATACCTCAGATCTCTCTGAGGCATCTTTATGGTCGTGTTAACTGTTAATTTTCTTGACTAAGGAATCACTCCCTCAGACTCCACCTCGAAAACTTATACAAATATTTGGATATATAACTGATCATTTATCAGTTCAATGGCAGATCGTCTTTCGTGTAGAACCAGATTCTGCAGTGAAACTCGAAATCTTCATCTTTGAGTACTTCATCGAAACCGAATTCATTAAGATCTGTTTTGATGTTCCGTTCTCTGATAAAAGACTTTCCTTCGATCGGGGTCCAGATCTGATAAGCGTCATCTCGTTTCCAGAAAGAATTGTAGTACTCCTCGTCTCTGAAGATCAGTATCGTTGAATTCCAAAGCTGAGGATAGACGATTGATCCCACCACTTTGCAGAAGCCGGCATCTTCAGGGATGCTGTCTGCCAAGATCGCCGTTTCTTCTATCCATTTACGACAGAACTCTGTTTTGACTTTGCCATATGTCTTGGGCATTTCGATCCATGGCGTTGACGGAACCGAAAGTTCGATGCATTGGCCCTCTCTTTCAAAGGGTGCCGTTGGATGCTCTATCGCCTTAAGAAGAGCTTTGAGTTTTCTTCTTTGTCCTCTTACCTTTTTGTTCCACATACTGTCTCTTTATCAATCTATTTTTTCTTGTAAAACGGCCATCCAACAAGATTGCCGACAAGTGATATTACTGCATATGCTACTACATATATCCATGCACTTGAATTATAAAAGATAAATATCGTAGGGAAAAACAATGCAGCTACAACTAATGCATACAAAATATTAAACGGTCTCACTTACTGATGATTTTACATTTCATCCGGTTTCTGTCCGTCATGCGCCTTCCATAAACAGTCTGTCATCATAAAGTCAGTAAACACTGCTTTAAAGCTTGAATCTTCCGGACTGCAGGCATATATTCCGAATCGGATCTTTCCTGAGCCTTTCCACATATGGCAGATTCTCATCTGAGTAAAGCTCTTTCCATCATATGAACACTCGATACAATAGTCTTCTTCTCTCCGGCTGAATCTATACCACATTCTATTAACATCAGACGGGATGGCTGTAGTAGCCCAATCGGAATAACCGTTATTAGTTACCACAGAACCCAAATGCTGGAACTCGTCATTCTCGTATTCAACTGAAGCCTTAAGCCAGTTATCCGAATCAAGATACATAACGATCCCGCATTGATCAAAACGGTGATGACTTTCGGTGAAATCCGTCTTTACAATAAAAGAAAAAAATCTCTCTTCCGTCTCCAATTGAAGAACAGGAGCGTTGTCATTGCGAAAATGATAATAGGTTCTTTGCCACAGATCAGTATGCGGATCAGTAACTATCTCTATACGATCCTCATTTATCAGGTATACCGACGGCTCTCGAGTCCACTTCATTTCACTTGTTTTCATAGCCTGATTTCCTGTCTATTTTCTCGACTAAGGGATCACTCCCTCAGACAAGATAATTATACCATCCGGGTTAAGTAACTTTTTATGCTATAGATCCATCATTTGAATTTAGTTCTACTACTGTCTCTAAAATATATGAGTTCAGATTTTAGTGGCTTTGGGGTGGCTTAAATAACTGAAACGCCCTATTCACGGGCGTTTCCAGCGTTTTGAGACTATTCGAGTTCGAGCGCCATACTCTGTAAACCAGTTGCAAATGCTATGTTTTACGGCTTTTTGAACAATCTTTTTGTACTCAATGAACTCACGTATGTACTCAAGATTTAATTCTGTACTTTGTGCCTCTTCCTGTTCCTTCAATATCAACAAGTTTTTTACTTGCCAATCGCTTCAATATCTCTGTTACTTTGCTCTTTCCAAACTCAATGCCGGGAGATGCCATTATTTCGCTGATAGGTTTGTTGATGTTCTTACTAAGAACTCTGTAAACCGCGAGTTCATCTTGAGTCAAATCCATGTTTTCGTGCAGCAAAGGCAAGGTAACTTTAATAAGATTCTCTGTAACCGCGAAAGCCGGTTTAATTTGACTGCTTGCATAAGATTCTTTTATTCTGCGAATTCCGGTACCGAATTTCTCAATCAAATTGAGCCTGTGAAATATGTTTGCAAGTATAGGATTTCTTAATATTGATAGATCACCACTCAAATAGTTTTCAACAGTAACAGAATTTGGAAGTCCTCCAACAGAAACTATCTCTACACGATCATCGAACATCGAAACTCTTACATGAGAATTAATGTCCCATACACGGTGAATAATAGCGTTTGCCAAGGCTTCGCGGAACGCTTCCTCAGGAATGGTCTCAATAAACTTGCGCTCAAATCCTTCAACCTTCTCATACTGATAGTAATCTTTATATATTTCCACTGCTTCATAGAAGCTTCGGATAATGGACTGATGCTCCAGCGTTTTTCTCTTCTGGAATATGCTGATGGTCTCGCCGAACTTAGCAATATCTATACCCGGAAGATCGTTTTTATCTGATACGATTGCAGCCGCAATATTGTATCCAGCCATAAATTCAATCGCAAAATTTTACGACCGATTTTGCGATTGCTGGCATAAGCATTCATATCAACAGTTCATAATCAGTTCAGACAAGGTAATTATATCATCCCGATTAAGATCTATCGCGATTAGTATAAAATCTTATTTTTGCCTAAAAGGGGCCGGAGATATTGAATATAATGGACGGATAGAAAGGGGGCTACTATGGAAATAGCAATGATCTATATAATAGTAAATCTTCTCATCGGCACTTCTCTCTTAGTCGCTGTCGGTCTTCTTATAGCCGCTTCTGCAGCGCACAAGAAGGGGAAAAAGATAGCTAAGAAACGTCTCAACATCTGCGCAGCCATTGCTCTCATCTTTGGATCGGGATTATTTCTTTGGAGAGTATCACATCACAGTTTCCCGATGATAAACGATTGGCAATTTATCGGTAGAAACATCTATGACATAGAGGAGAAATATGATGGATTACACCTGTATGTTTCAGACAGCGGCTCCGGAAAAGCCACGTTGTCGACCGAGAAGATCACCGGTTACATGTCCGTTCCATCTGAGTTCGACGCTTATTACATGTACTTTGATGAAAACGGAACGATCTATAAGACACAATGCGGTATACCTGTTGGCGGCTGAATTACGGACACTGTCGGCGAAGAAAAATGTACAAGATCGGTTTTAATTATCTTTCTCAGTTATGACAAGATATATAAATGAGGTTCAGAAGTTGATCGACAACGGAATCAATACAGACTGGGAGAAAAAGAATTATGAGTCATATTTCAACCAGTTTGAAGATGAATGGAAGATGATCAGATTCGACTGATAACGGATTCTTGTTGGCGAAATGTTGGCGAAGACTACATTGCCAGATTAGTTGGGCACATCTTTTATGTAATAACCGCCCGTTTTATTAGATCCGCGATGTTCAATGTATTTTGTCAGATTCCTCCTGAGCTCATTGCGAATCCTATCAGGACTAACATTGTCCATCATCGGTCGTATTTCTTCAAGAATTTGAGGGACATTAATGCCCGGCTGCTCCTTGATCACACGTAATATCAACAATGCCAAATCACTTATTTGGTCATTTATTTGGTCATTTATTTGGTCAACCGGCCTATAATTTAAATTCGGCAGCGAAACAAAGAAATACTTATCACTTGATTCAAATGTCGGTTTAAGTTCAGATGCCTTATATGCATCCATTGTTCTTGGAATTCCAGTGCCAAAATTCTCAATTAAACCAAGCTTATCAAATATGTGAACCAGTTTAGGATTCCTGTACGTTTGAACACCATTCATTACATCTTCTATAGTAGCATTGAATACTCCACCAGGATTTACTATTTTGGCACGATCCGGGAAAGACTCAATTTTGATATCTGACCTGAGAAAATAATCGGCATGGCAAAATGCATTGAGAATAACCTCTCTCAGTGCTGCACCAGGATATAAATTCCGTGTCAAACCAATCATTATTTACCTTGGCTGCATAATTGAATGACTCACCGTTACATTGAAAAGAAACTTCACATGTTCCGCTCCCTTTCTCAACGGTCTTATCTGAAACATTAATATCTACATTGTTAAAAGACAACTCTCCAAGCGAAAGGTTTTGAAGTATATTAAGGAAATCATCGTAACCTAAACCCTCAAAATCTGTATGAACTGCATCAGAGAACTGAACAGAGAATAATAGAAAGGTTACAATCCCTTCTTCTCCCACGTCTTCAAGCATATCCGGGGGGTATCTTTTTATGAACTCTATTGCAGTAGCTTCATCTGTTTCAACTGTTAATCCGGCTTCTTTTATTTTCGGATAATACTCTTTTACTAGCGCTTCCAGATCAATCACCTATTCATGCCTCCCCATAGCTGGTTTTCCTGTTGATTATCCCGGCTAAGAAACCCAATAGCCATTTTTTACTTCATTTGAATAGTACCATATACAGATAGCATCCACCCACTGAGATCACATTGCTCATACTGTGCATTATCATCGGATAGATAACGCTTTTCGATCTTATAAAGGTATATCCGTAAAGGACTCCAAGTACAAAAGCATAACAGACCTGGAACCATGGAACCCGGAAAGCGAATACGTCAATATGTGCAATACCAAACAGAGCAGCTGCGCTGATAACGGCTATGGCCCTGTCTCTTTTACTGTCAGGATCAAGCACAGTTAACAGTACGGCTATGGGAAGCGACCTGAAAAGGATCTCTTCTGACGGGCCGGATAAAAGCAGTTGGAAACCCAACGTCCCCGACACATTAACGGCATTCAGCGCATAATCATATGTGCTTATGATATTGGTAAAAGAGCCGATAATATAGACAACGAGGTAATAAACCGTTATTGCCAGGCAAAAGAGCAAAGTGTCTTTCAGACCTTTGGAATCCACTCGTGGGCGGAGGTTAAATCCTTCTGTCTTCTTTGCCTTCCAAATGATAAAGATCAATGCCAAAGCACAGAGCATCTGAATTATGTGATGCACTGCCACCTGAGCAAACAGGTTGTCAGGATCCAAAGATGAATAATCAAACAGCTGAGAGATCAAAAAACCGAGGCGGCTGAATAATAACTGGACGGCAAACAGCGCCACGATAAAAATGGCTGTAATAACATATTTGGATTTTCGCTTTGATCCTGCTCCCATATGTTCCTCAAAACTGATGATTTTCTTGACTAAGGGATCATTCCCTCAGACGAGATAATTATATCATCCGGGTTAAGTTCTCTTGATAACTTTTTGAGCTGCAAATCTAGTCTACCTATGACTACGGGAGGACTTCTGAAAAATACATATCGCTGATTTTGGTTGGCTATTTGTTGGCTTAAAAAACTGAAACGCCCTATTTTAGGGCATTTCCAGGGTTTTGCAATTATTCGAGTTCGATCGTTGCCGGGGGCTTACCCGTGCAGTCGTACATGACTCTGTTTATTCCCTTTACTTCATTTACGATCCTGCTCGTAACCTTGTTTATAAGGGACCAGGGAAGCTCTGCCGCTTCTGCCGTCATGAAGTCAGTTGTAGTCACTGCTCTTAAGACACAAGCATAATCGTATGTTCTCTCGTCACCCATGCAGCCTACGGATCTCATGTTGGAGAGAGCTGCGAAGTACTGATTAGCTGTCTTGTCGAAGCCTGCGTTAGCCATCTCTTCTCTGAAGATAGCATCTGCATCCTGTACGAGCTTGACCTTCTCGGCTGTTACTTCACCGATGATACGGATAGCAAGTCCGGGACCGGGGAAAGGCTGACGGAATACGAGATTCTCGGGGATTCCGAGCTCGAGTCCTGCCTTTCTGACTTCATCCTTGAAGAGGAGTCTCAAGGGTTCGATGATCTCCTTGAAGTCTACGCAGTCGGGAAGTCCGCCTACGTTGTGGTGAGACTTGATAACGGCGCTCTTGCCAAGACCCGACTCGATAACGTCAGGATAGATAGTACCCTGTACGAGGAAATCTACGGCACCGATCTTCTTAGCCTCTTCCTCAAATACACGGATGAACTCCTCACCGATGATCTTTCTCTTTCTCTCAGGCTCTTCTACACCTGCGAGCTTATCGTAGAATCTCTGCTGAGCATTTACTCTAATGAAGTTAAGATCGTAGTGACCATTGGGGCCGAATACAGCCTCTACCTCATCACCCTCATTCTTACGAAGGAGACCGTGGTCTACGAATACACAAGTGAGCTGCTTACCTACCGCCTTGGAAAGGAGTACTGCAGCTACGGATGAATCAACACCGCCGGAGAGTGCACAGAGAACCTTACCGCTTCCTACCTTCTCGCGGATCTCCTTGATGGATGTCTCTACGAAGGAATCCATCTTCCAGTCGCATTCGCACTTACATGCGATCTTGAGGAAGTTCTCGAGCATCTTATTACCTTCAGCGGTATGAGATACCTCGGGATGGAACTGTACACAGTAAAGTCCCTTCTCTACATTTTCTGCTGCAGCTACGGGACATACGGGAGTAGTACCGGTGATGGTAAATCCGGGAGCGGGCTCTGCGATATAGACAGTGTGGCTCATCCAGCAGACCGTCTTCTCAGATACGCCCTTAAATAAAGTAGTATTATTATCTACGTCAACTTCTGTATGACCGTATTCTCTGACGGGAGCCTTTGCGACCTTACCGCCGAGGAGGTAGTTCATGAGCTGAGCGCCGTAGCAGATACCGAGTACGGGGATACCGAGCTCGAAGATCTCCTTGTCGCACTTGGGAGCATCCTCGTCAGTAACGGTGCTGGGACCGCCTGTAAAGATGATTCCCTTGGGGTTCATCTCCTTGATCTTCTCGATAGGCATATTGTAAGGATGAACCTCACAGTATACGTTCAATTCTCTTACTCGTCTTGCGATGAGCTGGTTGTACTGACCTCCGAAGTCAAGTACAAGGATCATTTCTTTTTTCATATAAGCCTCCTTGCTGCAGATGAACGATCGATATCGTCTTAAGTCTCTTCTGTTGTTTCCTCTGTCTCCGAAGTCTCCTCGGTGCTCTCGCCTTCGCCTTCTTCTCCGGCCTCGGCCTCACCCTCTTCGTTTTCTTCGGCAGCGTCTTCTTCCGCCTCTTCCTCTTCTTCTTCAGGTACCGGGATACTGATGATCACCGTGGCAAGAACTGATTCACCATCCTCGTCAAATACCGTAACAGTATATGTTCCACCCATTTCGAACTCATCTTCCGTGAGATCTACCGTGAGATACATATCGTCTCCGCCGTCCTCGGCAATTCCCGCTTCACCCGAGACTGTCTCGGACTCGCCTTCCGCGGGCTCTCTTAAGACCTCGTAATCGAACTGTGTTCCCTGATCGTAGAAACCCCATGTCGTTACTCTGATGAGGATTCCGTCATCCTTTACTTCATATCCGAAATCGTAGCAGTTATCTCCGCCTTCGTACTCAACCGTGATACTACTGTCGAGCTCGAAGCTGTATCTTCCCGTTATCTCGCTGTACTGATCCTGTGTGATGATCTCTTCGTCGAGCAGGGACTGCGCCGCAAGAGGGATATAAGTCTCTGATATCTCTTCGTCGTAGAGAAGCGACTCGGGTGTATCCAGAAGTATGATGCCTTCGCTCGTACTGTCGAACATGGCACTCTTATTTCCGGCTTCGTCTACCGAAACGATGACCGATATCTCGAAAGGTCCTACACCTGCAGTTGCGAGCTTGGTGATAAGAGCGTCGTAGATGACCGCGGGATCGAATTCGGTACCGTTAACGGCCGAGTCGATAGCCGCAGCGTAGATGCCGATCATGGTCGCTTCGTCATTTGTCATATCAGTCTTGGCATCAGCGACATCAGGAGCCGTACCCGTAAGTGTAACGAGAACGCTCGTCTCATCGAGAGCCGATACCGAAGTCTCGTAATCGAAATCCGAAAGGACCTCCGCATAGAGTTCAGCTGCCTTATCTGCAGCGCCTTCGGGAAGAGAATTCCTCATATCTTCATCAAGGAAAGTACCCGTAGGATCCGTGCAGATCTCCGCTGCCGCATCGATATCACCGTCGGCGATAAGGTTTATGAAAGAATCTGCAACCGCCGTAGCCTCGGCATCGGAGATAGCCTTTACTTCCATATTCTTACCGACACCGGCGATAAAGTTAGCCGTTGTCTCAGTCGAATCGGCACATACGAGCCATTCGCCGAATTCATATACGAAGTTGACTGTGATAGTTGATTCCGTCTTCTGGGAATAGTTAGAGATAGCATCGAGGAGCTCCATCTTGCTGTAGCCCTGAGCCTCCTCTGAAGCAGCGAGCGCCTCAAGATCAGGCATTATGAACACGATATCCGCACTTCCGACGGCTTCCTTCGTATTTCCCTGAACATTTCTGATCTCAAAAGAAGATGCGGACATCACAGTCTCGAAGATCTCACGCTGTAGATCTGATTCTTCGAGTGTGCTGACCGCATTATGACCGGGCTCCATATGTCGTGTCTGTGCATCGACATCGTAGTCCTTGATCGCCTGAGCATATATCTC
This genomic interval carries:
- a CDS encoding Predicted Fe-Mo cluster-binding protein, NifX family, producing the protein MNIAVTYENGNVFQHFGHTEKFKIYSVENGKIVGSMVVDTNGSGHGALAGFLQEHSVETLICGGIGMGAQMALAEAGIKLYGGVQGNADDAVNALLAGNLAYDPDARCDHHDHQEDHECGNHGCGGTCHE
- a CDS encoding Molecular chaperone IbpA, HSP20 family; this encodes MLMSGLFGEDLFDDFWGFPTRELANIDKQLYGKHAQNLMKTDVHENEEDYEMDMDLPGFKKDQIQINLENGYLTISAAKDHDSEKKKHGKVIRQERYAGSMQRSFYVGEGVKTEDVKAKFEDGVLKLCIPKKELKALPSNTTIAIEG
- a CDS encoding transcriptional regulator, MerR family; its protein translation is MTIKEVCEKYDITADTLRYYERVGVIPAVKRTAGGIRDYRETDIAWVENAICFRDAGVPVEMLIEYVKLYQEGDSTIDARTNLLKEVRETIIGERKKYDIALEKLDYKIGRYEIAQKTGKLTWE
- a CDS encoding ATP-dependent DNA helicase RecG, which codes for MAGYNIAAAIVSDKNDLPGIDIAKFGETISIFQKRKTLEHQSIIRSFYEAVEIYKDYYQYEKVEGFERKFIETIPEEAFREALANAIIHRVWDINSHVRVSMFDDRVEIVSVGGLPNSVTVENYLSGDLSILRNPILANIFHRLNLIEKFGTGIRRIKESYASSQIKPAFAVTENLIKVTLPLLHENMDLTQDELAVYRVLSKNINKPISEIMASPGIEFGKSKVTEILKRLASKKLVDIEGTGRGTKYRIKS
- a CDS encoding ATP-dependent DNA helicase RecG (manually curated), yielding MIGLTRNLYPGAALREVILNAFCHADYFLRSDIKIESFPDRAKIVNPGGVFNATIEDVMNGVQTYRNPKLVHIFDKLGLIENFGTGIPRTMDAYKASELKPTFESSDKYFFVSLPNLNYRPVDQINDQINDQISDLALLILRVIKEQPGINVPQILEEIRPMMDNVSPDRIRNELRRNLTKYIEHRGSNKTGGYYIKDVPN
- a CDS encoding CAAX protease self-immunity → MGAGSKRKSKYVITAIFIVALFAVQLLFSRLGFLISQLFDYSSLDPDNLFAQVAVHHIIQMLCALALIFIIWKAKKTEGFNLRPRVDSKGLKDTLLFCLAITVYYLVVYIIGSFTNIISTYDYALNAVNVSGTLGFQLLLSGPSEEILFRSLPIAVLLTVLDPDSKRDRAIAVISAAALFGIAHIDVFAFRVPWFQVCYAFVLGVLYGYTFIRSKSVIYPMIMHSMSNVISVGGCYLYMVLFK
- a CDS encoding GMP synthase (glutamine-hydrolysing), which translates into the protein MKKEMILVLDFGGQYNQLIARRVRELNVYCEVHPYNMPIEKIKEMNPKGIIFTGGPSTVTDEDAPKCDKEIFELGIPVLGICYGAQLMNYLLGGKVAKAPVREYGHTEVDVDNNTTLFKGVSEKTVCWMSHTVYIAEPAPGFTITGTTPVCPVAAAENVEKGLYCVQFHPEVSHTAEGNKMLENFLKIACKCECDWKMDSFVETSIKEIREKVGSGKVLCALSGGVDSSVAAVLLSKAVGKQLTCVFVDHGLLRKNEGDEVEAVFGPNGHYDLNFIRVNAQQRFYDKLAGVEEPERKRKIIGEEFIRVFEEEAKKIGAVDFLVQGTIYPDVIESGLGKSAVIKSHHNVGGLPDCVDFKEIIEPLRLLFKDEVRKAGLELGIPENLVFRQPFPGPGLAIRIIGEVTAEKVKLVQDADAIFREEMANAGFDKTANQYFAALSNMRSVGCMGDERTYDYACVLRAVTTTDFMTAEAAELPWSLINKVTSRIVNEVKGINRVMYDCTGKPPATIELE